From the genome of Marinobacter sp. F4206:
TTGCCCAGTTTGCGGCGCAGGTTGCTGATGTGCATGTCCAGGGTACGGTCATAGGCTTCTAGCCGACGCCCAAGCGCCCATTGCATCAAGTCGGTTTTGCGCACGACGCTGCCGGAGTGGGCCAGCAGAACCTGCAACACCTCATATTCGGTGGCGGTGAGATCAAGGGCGACGCCTTGCTGGAGAATGCGCCGGTGCCCCGGTTCAACCCGCAAATCGCCATAGACCCGGGCGGCGTTCACCTCGGTCTTCTGATCCCAGGCTATGCGGCGCAATAGTGCCTGAAGGCGGGCCACCAGCTCTCTCGGGTTACAGGGTTTGGGAATGTAGTCGTCGGCCCCCACTTCAAAGCCGACAATCCGGTCGGTCTCATCGCCGCGGGCGGTCAGTAGCACGACCGGCAGGTGGGTAGCTGCACGCAGCTCCCGCAACACCTCCAGGCCGTTGATGTCCGGCAGCATGATGTCCAGCACCACAATGTCACAATCCTGGCCGAGGGCCAGGGTCAATCCGTCCTGGCCATTGGCCGCCTCGCGGACGGTAAATCCCTGATTGGCCAGGTAGCGGGCCAGCAACTCCCGCAGTTCATCATCGTCTTCTACCAGCAACACCCGGTTTTGCATCGTCTGCCTCCGTAAGCACTGTCTGAAGTCTAACACGCATGCTCCAAGCCGCTGATTCGGTGAATTTTCCTTTGCAGAACCTTTACACGGAGCTGACACCCGCTGACAACCTTCAGCGCTACCATAGCGGCGAATCCCATCCATTGCCGCAGGTGCGGCGTTCAACCTGAGGAATTGTCATGAACAAACG
Proteins encoded in this window:
- a CDS encoding response regulator transcription factor, with the translated sequence MQNRVLLVEDDDELRELLARYLANQGFTVREAANGQDGLTLALGQDCDIVVLDIMLPDINGLEVLRELRAATHLPVVLLTARGDETDRIVGFEVGADDYIPKPCNPRELVARLQALLRRIAWDQKTEVNAARVYGDLRVEPGHRRILQQGVALDLTATEYEVLQVLLAHSGSVVRKTDLMQWALGRRLEAYDRTLDMHISNLRRKLGNEDPPRIETVRGLGYSYRVPV